Proteins from one Ipomoea triloba cultivar NCNSP0323 chromosome 1, ASM357664v1 genomic window:
- the LOC116017205 gene encoding ATP-dependent (S)-NAD(P)H-hydrate dehydratase-like, with product MQSVVSIGASLEVDAVSVLRSITPNLESTKYKGQAGKIAVVGGCREYTGAPYFSAISALKIGADLSHVFCTKDAAPVIKSYSPELIVHPILEESYSIRDEDKSSISAKVIAEVDKWMERFDCLVIGPGLGRDPFLLDCVSNIIKHARDCDVPMVIDGDGLFLVTNCLDLVRGYPLAVLTPNINEYKRLVQSVLNSEVNDENGTEQLKSLVNGIGGVTILRKGKSDLISDGKTVSSVCIYGSPRRCGGQGDILSGSVAVFLCWARQQAAAKGESVTNPTILGCIAGSVLLRNAAALAFKNKRRSTLTGDIIECLGQSLEEICPVL from the exons ATGCAGTCTGTAGTGAGCATTGGGGCTAGCTTGGAGGTCGATGCTGTCAGCGTTTTAAGATCAATAACCCCAAATCTCGAGTCAACTAAGTACAAAGGCCAAGCTG GTAAGATAGCTGTTGTAGGTGGGTGTCGTGAGTACACTGGGGCGCCATACTTTTCTGCTATTTCAGCATTGAAAATT GGGGCAGATTTGTCTCATGTATTTTGCACAAAAGATGCTGCTCCAGTTATAAAAAGCTACAGTCCTGAGTTAATTGTACATCCTATTCTAGAAGAATCTTACAGCATTAG GGATGAGGATAAAAGCTCTATATCAGCCAAAGTGATTGCAGAGGTGGATAAATGGATGGAGAGATTTGATTGCCTAGTTATTGGTCCAGGCCTCGGAAGGGATCCATTTCTCCTG GACTGCGTGAGTAACATCATAAAGCATGCACGAGATTGTGATGTCCCAATGGTTATAGATGGG GATGGACTCTTTCTTGTTACAAAttgtcttgatctggttagagGCTATCCTTTGGCTGTGCTGACACCCAACATAAATGAGTATAAACGTCTTGTTCAAAGTGTGCTAAATTCTGAAGttaatgatgaaaatggaaCTGAACAATTAAAATCACTTGTTAATGG GATTGGTGGCGTGACAATTTTACGGAAAGGAAAATCTGATTTAATCAGCGATGGTAAAACAG TTAGTTCAGTGTGCATATATGGCTCCCCTCGACGCTGTGGTGGCCAGGGTGATATACTTTCAGGAAG CGTTGCTGTATTTCTATGTTGGGCACGCCAGCAAGCTGCTGCTAAGGGAGAATCGGTCACGAATCCTACAATACTAGGGTGTATCGCTGGCTCTGTGCTACTGAGAAATGCGGCAGCCCTTGCATTCAAGAACAAGAGGAGATCCACACTCACTGGGGATATCATCGAGTGCCTGGGACAAAG CTTGGAGGAGATATGTCCAGTCCTCTGA